In Egibacteraceae bacterium, the following are encoded in one genomic region:
- a CDS encoding phosphatase PAP2 family protein produces the protein MRRGSASRVRRGSPPLTRRRAPPPPATRWPRPRLPPALQRADLAVYRWVARRRPSALDVALPALSRSANHSVLWMGAAAVLAATGGRTGRRAAARGMLTLATTSAIVNLPAKLVARRARPAIDVVPEVRRLARLPASTSFPSGHSASAAAFATGVAIEQPRLAAPVGALAAAVAVSRVYTGVHYPGDVLAGATIGMGIAWGSRHAWAALPPAAEQQVPSDARADAPALPEGDGLVLVTNPAAGPAFGPDPVADLVERLPAARVRELDDDADLAAVLCEEAGTARVLGVAGGDGSVNAAAAAAHAAGTPLAVVPAGTLNHLARDLGVATAEDVAGAVAAGEALAMDLAVVAEDGGAEQPFCNVVCLGVYPAMVDDRERLEPRVGEWPALVGSLLRALRGARPVPLEIDGRACEAWLVFVGNCRYGGAGIAPAWRPRLDDGLLDVRVVDAGPRWARARLVLAAATGTLDRSRVFRRSLQPTVRIRSRGGELRVSRDGEVFDCAGDLTIRTLSEPLIVYAPHR, from the coding sequence GTGCGCCGTGGGTCCGCGTCCCGGGTGCGCCGTGGGTCGCCGCCCCTCACCCGCCGCCGGGCCCCGCCGCCCCCCGCGACCCGCTGGCCGCGGCCGCGGCTGCCGCCGGCGCTGCAGCGCGCGGACCTGGCGGTGTACCGGTGGGTGGCACGCCGGCGCCCGTCCGCCCTCGACGTGGCACTGCCGGCCCTCAGCCGGAGCGCGAACCACTCGGTGCTGTGGATGGGGGCCGCGGCCGTCCTGGCGGCCACCGGGGGGCGGACGGGGCGCCGCGCGGCCGCCCGCGGCATGCTCACGCTGGCCACCACCTCGGCGATCGTGAACCTGCCCGCGAAGCTCGTCGCCCGCCGGGCCCGGCCGGCGATCGACGTCGTGCCCGAGGTGCGCCGCCTCGCCCGCCTGCCGGCCTCCACGTCGTTTCCCTCCGGGCACTCGGCATCGGCGGCGGCGTTCGCCACCGGGGTGGCGATCGAGCAACCCCGGCTGGCCGCTCCCGTGGGTGCGCTGGCGGCCGCCGTCGCCGTCTCGCGGGTCTACACCGGGGTGCACTACCCCGGGGACGTGTTGGCGGGGGCCACGATCGGCATGGGCATCGCGTGGGGGTCGCGCCACGCCTGGGCGGCCCTGCCCCCGGCCGCGGAGCAGCAGGTGCCGTCCGACGCGCGCGCCGACGCGCCGGCGCTGCCCGAAGGGGACGGGCTCGTGCTCGTCACCAACCCCGCGGCCGGACCCGCCTTCGGGCCCGACCCGGTCGCCGACCTCGTCGAGCGCCTGCCCGCCGCCCGGGTCCGCGAGCTGGACGACGACGCCGACCTCGCCGCGGTGCTGTGCGAGGAGGCGGGCACGGCCCGAGTGCTCGGTGTCGCCGGCGGTGACGGCTCGGTCAACGCGGCGGCCGCGGCCGCCCATGCCGCCGGCACGCCCCTGGCCGTGGTGCCCGCCGGGACCCTCAACCACCTCGCGCGCGACCTGGGTGTCGCCACCGCCGAGGACGTGGCGGGGGCGGTGGCGGCGGGGGAGGCGCTGGCCATGGACCTCGCCGTGGTCGCCGAGGACGGTGGCGCCGAGCAGCCGTTCTGCAACGTCGTGTGCCTCGGGGTGTACCCGGCCATGGTCGACGACCGCGAGCGGCTGGAACCGCGGGTCGGTGAGTGGCCCGCCCTGGTCGGCAGCCTGCTGCGAGCCCTGCGGGGCGCCCGCCCCGTGCCCCTGGAGATCGACGGACGGGCGTGCGAGGCCTGGCTGGTCTTCGTGGGCAACTGCCGCTACGGCGGCGCGGGGATCGCGCCGGCGTGGCGTCCGCGCCTCGACGACGGACTGCTCGACGTGCGCGTGGTTGACGCCGGTCCGCGGTGGGCCCGGGCGCGTCTGGTCCTGGCGGCGGCGACCGGCACGCTCGACCGCAGCCGGGTCTTCCGGCGGTCGTTGCAGCCGACCGTGCGCATCCGCAGTCGTGGGGGCGAGCTGCGCGTCAGCCGCGACGGCGAGGTCTTCGACTGCGCGGGCGACCTCACGATCCGCACCCTGTCCGAGCCCCTGATCGTGTACGCGCCGCACCGGTAG
- a CDS encoding lysophospholipid acyltransferase family protein encodes MTLAHEVRQVARGWRWTRRSLTPRSAEPFTPEPEPREFPTAWARTAAGCVAREVVQSYVLRPLVHHEIRPRVEGLDRLEEMRGPVVFVANHASHLDAPLVLCSLPLRWRERTAVGAAADYFFDARWRAAATAIAFNAFPVERRGGKQAGSTARDLLGDGWNLLLFPEGSRSPDGWMRTLRHGAARLCVDQGVPAVPVALRGSHAAMPRGRSWPVPGRPRVAVRFGVPVHPRADERPRDLTARITQGIARTWHEEDADWWSSLRGEAEGTTPAATGPQAADWRRKWETLRPLASRDPARVWRP; translated from the coding sequence GTGACCCTCGCCCACGAGGTCCGACAGGTCGCCCGCGGCTGGCGCTGGACGCGCCGCTCGCTGACCCCGCGCTCGGCGGAGCCGTTCACGCCCGAGCCCGAACCGCGGGAGTTCCCCACCGCGTGGGCGCGCACGGCCGCCGGGTGCGTGGCGCGCGAGGTCGTGCAGAGCTACGTGCTGCGGCCGCTGGTGCACCACGAGATCCGCCCGCGCGTGGAGGGCCTTGACCGCCTCGAGGAGATGCGGGGCCCGGTCGTGTTCGTGGCCAACCACGCCAGCCACCTCGACGCGCCGCTGGTCCTTTGCTCCCTGCCCCTGCGGTGGCGGGAGCGCACCGCGGTCGGTGCGGCCGCCGACTACTTCTTCGACGCCCGCTGGCGTGCGGCCGCCACGGCCATCGCCTTCAACGCCTTCCCCGTCGAGCGGCGGGGCGGCAAGCAGGCCGGCTCCACGGCGCGCGACCTGCTCGGCGACGGCTGGAACCTCCTGCTGTTCCCGGAGGGCTCCCGGTCGCCCGACGGGTGGATGCGCACCCTGCGGCACGGGGCCGCGCGGCTGTGCGTGGACCAGGGGGTGCCCGCTGTCCCCGTCGCGTTGCGCGGCAGCCACGCCGCCATGCCCCGCGGCCGCTCCTGGCCGGTGCCCGGCCGCCCGCGGGTCGCCGTGCGCTTCGGCGTGCCCGTGCACCCCCGCGCCGACGAGCGCCCCCGCGACCTGACCGCCCGGATCACGCAGGGGATCGCGCGGACCTGGCACGAGGAGGACGCCGACTGGTGGTCGTCGCTGCGGGGCGAGGCGGAGGGGACCACCCCGGCGGCGACCGGCCCGCAGGCCGCGGACTGGCGACGCAAGTGGGAGACGCTGCGGCCGCTGGCGTCCCGCGACCCCGCCCGGGTGTGGCGGCCCTGA
- a CDS encoding lactate racemase domain-containing protein codes for MSRPGFVLEVDERTPPLIVHRGEGFGLESFPLGTKVLYPPDSLPGIRDVGGAITAALDAPLDSEPLDELLTAGMALTIVFDDISIPLPQMVTPDIRQRVIEAVLERAAAAGVDDVELIAANALHRRMTPAELQRMVGERVFRSFWPDHLRNHDAEDPDGLTHIGETDQGETVEINRRAASSDLIVYVNVNLVPMSGGHKSVPVGLASYRSLRPHHNVHTLQRSRSFMDPPNSAMHHSYERMGTLLADSGVRVFTIETTLNNDTFPKEFAFLNKREWEWSLRDQASYLAAKRGNDLAPAGLRRKVWQRVASPYGVTGVNAGATGPVHERTLASIHRQQLVEVEGQSDVLVFGLPFICPYNVNSIMNPILVMCLGLGYYFNMYRNKPPVREGGTLILFHPTPWEFHQVHHPSYVDFFDEVLSETTDPATIETKFEQQYATDPWYIHLYRHSYAYHGVHPFYMWYWGAHAMEHLGDVILVGANRPAVARMGFRSASTFADALEMASDTVGRSPSITYLHSPPLTLADVR; via the coding sequence ATGTCGCGACCCGGGTTCGTTCTGGAGGTCGACGAGCGCACGCCGCCGCTCATCGTCCACCGTGGGGAGGGCTTCGGCCTGGAGTCCTTCCCCCTCGGCACGAAGGTGCTGTACCCACCCGACTCCCTGCCGGGCATCCGCGACGTCGGCGGGGCCATCACCGCCGCCCTCGACGCGCCGCTGGACAGCGAGCCCCTCGACGAGCTCCTGACCGCGGGGATGGCGCTCACGATCGTCTTCGACGACATCTCGATCCCCCTGCCCCAGATGGTCACCCCCGACATCCGCCAGCGGGTCATCGAGGCGGTGCTGGAGCGGGCCGCCGCCGCCGGGGTGGACGACGTCGAGCTGATCGCCGCCAACGCGCTGCACCGCCGGATGACCCCGGCCGAGCTGCAACGCATGGTCGGAGAGCGGGTGTTCCGCTCCTTCTGGCCCGACCACCTGCGCAACCACGACGCCGAGGATCCCGACGGGCTCACCCACATCGGCGAGACCGACCAGGGCGAGACGGTGGAGATCAACCGGCGCGCCGCGTCGAGCGACCTGATCGTGTACGTGAACGTGAACCTCGTGCCGATGAGCGGCGGGCACAAGTCCGTGCCGGTGGGCCTCGCGAGCTACCGCAGCCTGCGCCCCCACCACAACGTCCACACCCTGCAGCGCTCGCGGTCGTTCATGGACCCGCCGAACTCGGCGATGCACCACTCCTACGAGCGCATGGGCACGCTGCTCGCCGACAGCGGCGTGCGGGTCTTCACCATCGAGACGACCCTCAACAACGACACCTTCCCGAAGGAGTTCGCCTTCCTGAACAAGCGCGAGTGGGAGTGGTCGCTGCGCGACCAGGCCAGCTACCTGGCCGCCAAGCGCGGCAACGACCTGGCGCCTGCGGGGCTGCGCCGCAAGGTGTGGCAGCGCGTGGCCTCGCCCTACGGGGTGACCGGGGTCAACGCCGGGGCGACCGGCCCGGTGCACGAGCGCACGCTCGCCAGCATCCACCGCCAGCAGCTGGTCGAGGTCGAGGGCCAGTCCGACGTCCTGGTGTTCGGGCTGCCGTTCATCTGCCCGTACAACGTCAACTCGATCATGAACCCGATCCTCGTGATGTGCCTCGGGCTCGGCTACTACTTCAACATGTACCGCAACAAGCCGCCCGTGCGCGAGGGCGGCACGCTGATCCTGTTCCACCCGACGCCGTGGGAGTTCCATCAGGTCCACCACCCGAGCTACGTCGACTTCTTCGACGAGGTGCTGTCGGAGACCACCGACCCGGCGACCATCGAGACCAAGTTCGAGCAGCAGTACGCCACCGACCCCTGGTACATCCACCTGTACCGGCACTCCTACGCCTACCACGGGGTCCACCCCTTCTACATGTGGTACTGGGGAGCGCACGCCATGGAGCACCTCGGCGACGTCATCCTGGTCGGCGCGAACCGCCCGGCGGTGGCCCGCATGGGCTTTCGGTCCGCCTCGACGTTCGCCGACGCGCTGGAGATGGCGTCGGACACGGTGGGCCGGTCGCCGTCGATCACCTACCTGCACTCCCCGCCGCTGACCCTGGCGGACGTGCGGTGA
- a CDS encoding alcohol dehydrogenase catalytic domain-containing protein — MSLSLELYRSRSRYLAAKAVGGRIPGALAGPIAPLRLVNRDEPRTPAAGWVRVRPRLAGICGSDLATLSGQSSFYFSPLVSMPFVPGHEVVGELLDDVAPAPDPGPDAPASRRDGLAAGTRVVLDPVLSCGARGVGPCRWCAEGQRSRCDRVTVGHVSPGLQTGYCADTGGGWGRRLVAHRDQLHAIPDTLPDKRAVLVEPLACAVHSVRRAGIEPGQSVVVVGAGTVGLFTLLALRSLTQAASVTVVAKHDRQRELAAAFGATDVVAPDRAVNALRRSSRAFLLHPERGTDFLLGGVDVAFEATGASSGLDLALRTVRAGGRVVLAGLPGARADLTPVWYRELELVGAYASGQSPERVSDFDTAIAMATEAPLDGVVSATYPLQRWREAIDHAFAAGRLGALKVTFAPQEE; from the coding sequence GTGAGCCTGTCGTTGGAGCTGTACCGGTCCCGGTCGCGGTACCTGGCCGCCAAGGCGGTGGGCGGGCGCATCCCCGGCGCCCTGGCCGGCCCGATCGCGCCGCTGCGCCTGGTCAACCGTGACGAGCCGCGCACCCCGGCCGCGGGCTGGGTGCGGGTGCGCCCCCGCCTGGCGGGGATCTGCGGCTCGGATCTGGCGACGTTGTCCGGGCAGTCGTCGTTCTACTTCTCGCCGCTGGTCTCCATGCCGTTCGTGCCCGGCCACGAGGTCGTCGGTGAGCTGCTCGACGACGTCGCGCCCGCGCCCGACCCCGGCCCCGACGCGCCCGCATCCCGGCGCGACGGGCTCGCGGCGGGCACGCGGGTGGTGCTGGACCCCGTGCTGTCGTGCGGGGCCCGGGGCGTGGGCCCGTGCCGCTGGTGCGCCGAGGGGCAGCGCAGCCGCTGCGACCGCGTCACCGTCGGGCACGTCTCCCCGGGGTTGCAGACCGGCTACTGCGCCGACACCGGCGGGGGCTGGGGCCGCCGGCTCGTCGCCCACCGCGACCAGCTGCACGCGATCCCCGACACCCTGCCCGACAAGCGGGCCGTGCTGGTCGAGCCGCTGGCCTGCGCGGTGCACTCGGTGCGTCGCGCCGGCATCGAGCCCGGCCAGTCCGTGGTCGTGGTCGGCGCCGGCACCGTCGGGCTGTTCACCCTGCTGGCGCTGCGGTCGCTCACGCAGGCCGCGTCGGTGACCGTCGTGGCCAAGCACGACCGCCAGCGCGAGCTCGCCGCGGCATTCGGCGCCACCGACGTGGTCGCCCCCGACCGGGCGGTCAATGCCCTGCGCCGCTCGTCGCGGGCGTTCCTGCTGCACCCCGAGCGCGGGACGGACTTCCTGCTCGGCGGGGTCGATGTCGCCTTCGAGGCGACCGGCGCGTCGAGCGGCCTGGACCTGGCGCTGCGGACCGTGCGCGCCGGCGGTCGGGTCGTGCTCGCCGGCCTGCCGGGCGCCCGAGCCGACCTCACGCCGGTCTGGTACCGCGAGCTCGAGCTCGTCGGCGCCTACGCCAGCGGCCAGTCGCCCGAGCGCGTGTCGGACTTCGACACCGCGATCGCCATGGCCACCGAGGCGCCACTGGACGGCGTGGTCAGCGCCACGTATCCGCTGCAGCGCTGGAGGGAGGCGATCGACCACGCCTTCGCCGCCGGACGCCTCGGCGCGCTCAAGGTCACGTTCGCCCCCCAGGAGGAGTAG